From Microbacterium terregens:
CTCAAGCGCGCGGTCGCGGATGCGCGGGACGCCCGGCGGCGGTTGCGTGAGGTGGAGGACCGGGCGTGCGAGCCGATCGCGGTCGTGGGGATGGCGTGCCGGTTCCCGGGCGGGGTGAACGGCCCGCAGGAACTGTGGGAGCTGCTGGACCGCGGGGTGGACGCGGTCTCCCCCTTCCCGGACGACCGGGATGGGACGAGGACGTCTACGACCCGGACCCGGACCGGGCGGGCAAGTCCTACGTGCGTGAGGGCGGATTCCTGGAGGACGCCGCCGATTTCGAACCCGAGTTCTTCTTCGGGATGTCGCCGCGGGAGGCGCTGGCGGCGGACCCGCAGCAGCGGCTGCTGCTGGAGACGGCGTGGGAGGCGATGGAGAGCGCGGGGCTGGTGCCGGCCGCGTTGCGCGGCAGCCGCACCGGAGTCTTCGCCGGGCTGATGTACCAGGGGTTCGCCGCGAGCATCCTGGACGACG
This genomic window contains:
- a CDS encoding polyketide synthase, with amino-acid sequence MGAAGPRGGRGLPLPGRPGWDEDVYDPDPDRAGKSYVREGGFLEDAADFEPEFFFGMSPREALAADPQQRLLLETAWEAMESAGLVPAALRGSRTGVFAGLMYQGFAASILDDVPVDVQGYVAGGASSSIAVGRVSYTFGFEGPAVAVDTACSSSLVGIHLAATAAAPG